Proteins encoded by one window of Chromobacterium violaceum ATCC 12472:
- the clpA gene encoding ATP-dependent Clp protease ATP-binding subunit ClpA: MIAQELEVSLHMAFMDARRKRHEFISVEHLLLAMTDNPSAAEVLRACGANIDQLKKQLTDFIDEHTPTVPGETEVETQPTLGFQRVIQRAILHVQSSGKKEVSGANILVAIFGEKDSHAVYYLHQQGISRLDVVNFISHGITKQRSQQPPQEPRDNGNNDADSEEQATGPGGALENYTQNLNQMARDGKIDPLIGREHELERTVQILCRRRKNNPLLVGEAGVGKTAIAEGLARRIVNGEVPEILSKSTVYALDMGALLAGTKYRGDFEQRLKAVIKQLTDDTNAILFIDEIHTLIGAGAASGGTLDASNLLKPALSNGSLRCIGATTYNEYRGIFEKDNALSRRFQKIDVTEPTVEQTVEILKGLKSRFEAHHGVKYTQSALSTAAELSARYINDRHLPDKAIDVIDEAGAAQKILPKSRQKKVINKSEIEEIVAKIARIPPKTVSSDDKNVLKNLERDLKNVVFGQEKAIEGLASAIKMTRSGLGNPQKPIGSFLFSGPTGVGKTELARQLAYILGVELIRFDMSEYMERHAVSRLIGAPPGYVGFEQGGQLTEAINKHPYAVVLLDEIEKAHPDIYNVLLQVMDHGTLTDNNGRKADFRNVVLIMTTNAGAESLSKPSLGFTQTKAAGDEMGDIKRMFSPEFRNRLDAIIPFGMLDEQIILQVVDKFLMQLEQQLAEKHVDIHFTDELRRYLAKNGFDPLMGARPMARLIQDTLRKALADELLFGRLVAGGEVTVTVIDDKVELKFDQDALAAAEPA, from the coding sequence ATGATTGCCCAGGAGCTTGAAGTAAGCCTGCACATGGCGTTCATGGACGCACGGCGCAAGCGCCACGAGTTCATCAGCGTGGAGCATCTGCTGCTCGCGATGACCGACAACCCGTCGGCCGCAGAAGTATTGCGGGCCTGCGGCGCCAATATCGACCAACTGAAAAAGCAGCTGACCGACTTCATCGACGAGCACACCCCAACCGTGCCCGGCGAAACCGAAGTCGAAACCCAGCCCACCCTAGGCTTCCAGCGCGTGATTCAACGCGCGATCCTGCACGTGCAGTCGTCGGGCAAGAAGGAGGTGTCCGGCGCCAATATCCTGGTCGCCATCTTCGGCGAGAAGGATTCGCACGCGGTGTACTACCTGCACCAGCAGGGCATCTCGCGGCTGGACGTCGTCAACTTCATCTCGCACGGCATCACCAAGCAGCGGTCGCAGCAGCCGCCGCAGGAGCCGCGCGACAACGGCAACAACGACGCCGACAGCGAGGAACAGGCCACCGGTCCGGGCGGGGCGCTGGAGAATTACACCCAGAACCTCAACCAGATGGCGCGCGACGGCAAGATCGATCCCTTGATCGGCCGCGAGCACGAGCTTGAGCGCACGGTGCAGATCCTGTGCCGCCGCCGCAAGAACAACCCGCTCTTGGTCGGCGAGGCCGGCGTCGGCAAGACCGCGATCGCCGAAGGCCTGGCGCGCCGCATCGTCAACGGCGAGGTGCCTGAGATCCTGTCCAAGTCCACCGTCTACGCGCTGGACATGGGCGCCCTCTTGGCCGGCACCAAGTACCGCGGCGATTTCGAGCAACGGCTGAAGGCGGTGATCAAGCAGCTGACCGACGACACCAACGCCATCCTGTTCATCGACGAGATCCACACGCTGATCGGCGCCGGCGCGGCATCGGGCGGCACGCTGGACGCGTCCAACCTGCTGAAGCCGGCGCTGTCCAACGGCAGCCTGCGCTGCATAGGCGCGACGACGTACAACGAATACCGCGGCATCTTCGAGAAGGACAACGCGCTGTCGCGCCGCTTCCAGAAGATAGACGTCACCGAGCCGACGGTCGAGCAGACGGTGGAAATCCTGAAGGGGCTGAAATCCCGCTTCGAGGCCCACCACGGCGTCAAGTACACGCAGTCGGCGCTGTCCACCGCGGCCGAGCTGTCTGCGCGCTACATCAACGACCGCCACCTGCCGGACAAGGCCATCGACGTGATCGACGAGGCCGGCGCCGCGCAGAAGATCCTGCCGAAATCGCGGCAGAAGAAGGTGATCAACAAGTCGGAGATCGAAGAGATCGTCGCCAAGATCGCCCGCATTCCGCCTAAGACGGTCTCCAGCGACGACAAGAACGTGCTGAAGAACCTGGAGCGCGATCTGAAGAACGTGGTGTTCGGCCAGGAGAAGGCGATCGAGGGCCTCGCCAGCGCGATCAAGATGACCCGCTCCGGCCTGGGCAATCCGCAGAAGCCCATCGGCTCCTTCCTGTTCTCCGGCCCGACCGGCGTCGGCAAGACCGAACTGGCGCGCCAGCTGGCCTACATCCTCGGCGTCGAGCTGATCCGCTTCGACATGTCCGAGTACATGGAGCGCCACGCGGTGTCGCGCCTGATCGGCGCGCCTCCGGGCTATGTCGGCTTCGAGCAGGGCGGCCAGCTGACCGAGGCCATCAACAAGCATCCGTACGCGGTGGTGCTGCTGGACGAGATCGAGAAGGCGCATCCGGACATCTACAACGTGCTGCTGCAGGTGATGGACCACGGCACGCTGACCGACAACAACGGCCGCAAGGCGGACTTCCGCAACGTGGTGCTGATCATGACCACCAACGCGGGCGCCGAATCCTTGTCCAAGCCGTCTCTGGGCTTCACCCAGACCAAGGCGGCGGGCGACGAGATGGGCGACATCAAGCGCATGTTCAGCCCCGAGTTCCGCAACCGCCTGGACGCCATCATCCCCTTCGGCATGCTGGACGAGCAGATCATCCTGCAGGTGGTGGACAAGTTCCTGATGCAGCTGGAACAGCAGCTGGCGGAAAAGCACGTCGACATTCACTTCACCGACGAGCTGCGCCGCTACCTGGCGAAGAACGGCTTCGACCCGCTGATGGGCGCGCGGCCGATGGCGCGCCTGATCCAGGACACGCTGCGCAAGGCGCTGGCCGACGAGCTGCTGTTCGGCCGCCTGGTGGCCGGCGGCGAGGTGACGGTGACGGTGATCGACGACAAGGTGGAGCTGAAGTTCGACCAGGACGCGCTGGCCGCGGCCGAGCCGGCCTGA
- a CDS encoding NADP-dependent isocitrate dehydrogenase yields the protein MPAEQSKIIYTLTDEAPALATSSFLPIVQAFAGSAGIQVDTADISVAARVLAEFPDYLTDGQKVPNTLAELGKLTLQPEANIIKLPNISASVAQLAACVKELQSKGYKLPDYPENPANDQEKAIKDRYAKCLGSAVNPVLREGNSDRRAPLAVKNYAKKHPHSMGEWKQWSQTHVSHMHHGDFYHGEKSITLDKARDVKMELVTKSGQTIVLKPKVALQDGEIIDSMFMSKKALCEFYEREMEDCREAGILFSLHVKATMMKVSHPIVFGHCVKIYYKDAFEKHGKLFDELGVNVNNGMATLYEKIETLPASKREEIIRDLHACQEHRPRLAMVDSAKGITNFHSPNDVIVDASMPAMIRAGGKMWGADGKPYDCKAVMPESTFARIYQEMINFCKWHGNFDPRTMGTVPNVGLMAQKAEEYGSHDKTFEIQEDGVANIVDLATGEVLLSQNVEQGDIWRMCQVKDAPIRDWVKLAVTRARNSGMPAVFWLDPYRPHENELIKKVQTYLKDHDTSGLDIHIMSQVRAMRFTLERVARGLDTISVTGNILRDYLTDLFPIMELGTSAKMLSIVPLMAGGGMYETGAGGSAPKHVQQLLEENHLRWDSLGEFLALAVSLEDLGIKTGNAKAKILAKTLDLATGKLLDENKSPSRRTGELDNRGSQFYLSLYWAQALAEQSEDKELQARFAPVAKQLADGEQQILAELKAVQGKPADIGGYYLPDATKCSAVMRPSATFNAAIAAVRA from the coding sequence ATGCCAGCAGAACAATCGAAAATCATCTACACCCTCACCGACGAAGCGCCGGCGCTGGCCACCAGTTCCTTCCTGCCCATCGTGCAGGCGTTCGCAGGTTCCGCCGGCATCCAGGTCGACACTGCAGACATCTCCGTGGCCGCGCGCGTGCTGGCCGAATTCCCCGACTATCTGACCGACGGGCAGAAGGTTCCGAACACGCTGGCCGAACTCGGCAAGCTGACGCTGCAGCCGGAAGCCAACATCATCAAGCTGCCCAACATCAGCGCCTCGGTGGCCCAGCTGGCCGCCTGCGTCAAGGAGCTGCAGTCCAAGGGCTACAAGCTGCCCGACTACCCGGAAAACCCGGCCAACGACCAAGAAAAGGCGATCAAGGACCGCTACGCCAAGTGCCTGGGCTCCGCGGTGAACCCGGTGCTGCGCGAAGGCAACTCCGACCGCCGCGCGCCGCTGGCGGTGAAGAACTACGCGAAGAAGCACCCGCATTCCATGGGCGAATGGAAGCAGTGGTCGCAGACCCACGTCTCCCACATGCACCACGGCGACTTCTACCACGGCGAGAAGTCGATCACGCTGGACAAGGCCCGCGACGTCAAGATGGAACTGGTGACCAAGAGCGGCCAGACCATCGTGCTGAAGCCGAAAGTCGCGCTGCAGGACGGCGAAATCATCGACTCCATGTTCATGAGCAAGAAGGCGCTGTGCGAGTTCTACGAGCGCGAGATGGAAGACTGCCGCGAGGCCGGCATCCTGTTCTCGCTGCACGTGAAGGCCACCATGATGAAGGTGTCCCACCCCATCGTGTTCGGCCACTGCGTCAAGATCTACTACAAGGACGCGTTCGAGAAGCACGGCAAGCTGTTCGACGAGCTGGGCGTCAACGTCAACAACGGCATGGCCACGCTGTACGAGAAGATCGAGACCCTGCCGGCCTCCAAGCGCGAAGAGATCATCCGCGACCTGCACGCCTGCCAGGAGCACCGTCCGCGCCTGGCGATGGTGGACTCCGCCAAGGGCATCACCAACTTCCACTCGCCGAACGATGTGATCGTCGACGCTTCGATGCCGGCGATGATCCGCGCCGGCGGCAAGATGTGGGGCGCCGACGGCAAGCCCTACGACTGCAAGGCGGTGATGCCGGAATCGACCTTCGCCCGCATCTACCAGGAGATGATCAACTTCTGCAAATGGCACGGCAACTTCGACCCGCGCACCATGGGCACCGTGCCCAACGTCGGCCTGATGGCGCAGAAGGCCGAGGAATACGGCTCGCACGACAAGACTTTTGAAATCCAGGAAGATGGCGTCGCCAACATCGTCGACCTCGCCACCGGCGAAGTGCTGCTGTCGCAGAACGTCGAGCAGGGCGACATCTGGCGCATGTGCCAGGTGAAGGATGCGCCGATCCGCGACTGGGTCAAGCTGGCCGTGACCCGCGCCCGCAACTCCGGCATGCCGGCGGTGTTCTGGCTGGACCCGTACCGCCCGCACGAGAACGAACTGATCAAGAAGGTGCAGACCTATCTGAAGGATCACGACACCAGCGGCCTGGACATCCACATCATGTCCCAGGTGCGCGCGATGCGCTTCACGCTGGAGCGCGTGGCGAGGGGCCTGGACACCATCTCGGTCACCGGCAACATCCTGCGCGACTACCTGACCGACCTGTTCCCCATCATGGAGCTGGGCACCTCGGCCAAGATGCTGTCCATCGTGCCGCTGATGGCCGGCGGCGGCATGTACGAAACCGGCGCCGGCGGCTCGGCGCCGAAACACGTGCAGCAGCTCTTGGAAGAGAACCACCTGCGCTGGGACAGCCTGGGCGAATTCCTGGCGCTGGCGGTCTCGCTGGAAGACCTGGGCATCAAGACCGGCAACGCCAAGGCCAAGATCCTGGCCAAGACGCTGGATCTGGCCACCGGCAAGCTGCTGGACGAGAACAAGTCCCCGTCGCGCCGCACCGGCGAGCTCGACAACCGCGGCAGCCAGTTCTACCTGTCTCTGTACTGGGCGCAGGCGCTGGCCGAGCAGTCCGAAGACAAGGAACTGCAGGCCCGCTTCGCGCCCGTGGCCAAGCAACTGGCCGACGGCGAGCAGCAGATCCTGGCCGAGCTGAAGGCTGTGCAGGGCAAGCCGGCCGACATCGGCGGCTACTACCTGCCGGACGCCACCAAGTGCAGCGCGGTGATGCGTCCCAGCGCCACCTTCAACGCCGCCATCGCCGCTGTGCGCGCCTGA
- the clpS gene encoding ATP-dependent Clp protease adapter ClpS, which produces MSTSVKDDAQLEASRVRENPPPMYKVLLLNDDFTPMDFVVQVLQQFFHMNREKATHIMLQVHTQGHGVCGVYTKDVAATKVEQVLQYAKAHQHPLQCVMEEN; this is translated from the coding sequence ATGTCCACCTCGGTCAAAGACGATGCCCAGCTTGAGGCGTCACGGGTTAGGGAAAACCCACCCCCGATGTATAAGGTGTTGTTATTGAACGATGATTTTACCCCGATGGACTTCGTGGTGCAGGTTCTCCAGCAGTTCTTCCACATGAACAGAGAGAAGGCCACCCACATCATGCTGCAAGTCCACACGCAAGGTCACGGCGTGTGTGGCGTTTATACCAAAGACGTGGCTGCAACGAAGGTCGAGCAGGTGTTGCAATATGCGAAAGCGCATCAGCATCCGCTTCAGTGCGTAATGGAGGAAAACTGA
- the rplS gene encoding 50S ribosomal protein L19, with protein sequence MDLIQKLEQEEIARLGKTLPEFAPGDTVVVQVKVKEGNRERLQAYEGVVIAKRNRGLNSAFTVRKMSAGEGVERTFQTYSPLVASVEVKRRGDVRRAKLYYLRGRTGKSARIKEKLPARKQG encoded by the coding sequence ATGGATCTGATCCAGAAACTCGAGCAAGAAGAAATCGCACGCCTGGGCAAGACCCTGCCGGAATTCGCCCCGGGCGATACCGTCGTGGTTCAAGTCAAGGTAAAGGAAGGCAACCGCGAGCGTCTGCAGGCTTACGAAGGCGTTGTGATCGCCAAGCGTAACCGCGGCCTGAACAGCGCGTTCACCGTGCGCAAGATGTCCGCCGGCGAAGGCGTTGAGCGTACCTTCCAGACCTACTCCCCGCTGGTGGCTTCCGTTGAAGTGAAGCGCCGCGGCGACGTGCGTCGCGCCAAGCTGTACTACCTGCGTGGTCGTACCGGCAAGTCCGCACGCATCAAGGAAAAGCTGCCGGCCCGCAAGCAGGGTTAA
- a CDS encoding GNAT family N-acetyltransferase: MLRIQTERLLLRAVNAGDAEALYAIFGDPETNRYNPHGPFPSLEHARLQLAGWMKEWERHGFGRWAVASKDDAGRVIGFGGLNYSDYGGRDRLNLGYRFAPSAWGQGLASEMAGQALRCAFEELAAPAVFAKVRPANLPSIRVLLRLGFRHHGSLRDIPAAPASLVYALRAPTAGNADANEKPAGGGL; the protein is encoded by the coding sequence ATGCTCCGCATCCAGACCGAACGCTTGCTGCTGCGCGCCGTCAACGCCGGCGACGCTGAAGCGCTGTACGCGATCTTCGGCGATCCTGAGACCAACCGCTACAACCCGCATGGCCCCTTCCCCTCGCTGGAACATGCCCGCCTGCAGCTGGCCGGCTGGATGAAGGAATGGGAGCGGCACGGCTTCGGCCGCTGGGCGGTGGCAAGCAAAGATGACGCCGGGCGCGTCATCGGTTTCGGCGGCCTCAACTACAGCGATTACGGCGGCAGGGACAGGCTCAACCTCGGCTACCGCTTCGCGCCGTCGGCCTGGGGACAAGGGCTGGCCAGCGAAATGGCAGGGCAGGCTTTGCGTTGCGCGTTCGAAGAGCTGGCCGCGCCCGCGGTCTTCGCCAAGGTCAGGCCGGCCAACCTGCCCTCGATCCGCGTGCTGCTGCGGCTGGGTTTTCGCCATCACGGCAGCCTGCGCGACATTCCGGCCGCGCCGGCATCGCTGGTCTACGCGCTGCGCGCGCCGACAGCGGGAAACGCCGACGCAAATGAAAAGCCCGCCGGAGGCGGGCTTTGA
- a CDS encoding LysR family transcriptional regulator, with protein MSISLEDLELLLDVAELGSFSQAAARRGWSQPQASQRVALLEKRLGAPLFSRHRRGAEPTAACQAFLPAARAALDALAEGRNRLAGAEGLPRLRMACLPSLAGVIFGPLLHRLAEAPMEIRCDTDHSPQILQLLLAGELDIGFVLHRPAIPGLEQDVLCDSPIVAVAEAAHPLAAAERPLSLGRLAGYPLAPQNWGEGAEELVRRLRGQCASARPIHLLQPAAAARDLALWHGYVAFVPRLAVRQELEKGVLRELALAEPELGRWRVMMAWRGGKRRDAAKTMALDAARALARDWR; from the coding sequence ATGTCTATCAGTCTGGAAGATCTCGAATTGCTGCTGGACGTGGCCGAGCTGGGCAGCTTCAGCCAAGCCGCCGCACGCAGGGGATGGTCGCAGCCTCAGGCCAGCCAGCGCGTCGCCTTGCTGGAGAAGCGCTTGGGCGCGCCGTTGTTCAGCCGGCACCGCCGCGGCGCGGAGCCGACGGCGGCTTGCCAGGCCTTCCTGCCGGCGGCGCGGGCGGCGCTGGATGCGCTGGCCGAGGGGCGGAATAGGCTGGCGGGAGCGGAGGGTTTGCCGCGGCTGAGGATGGCTTGCCTGCCTTCGTTGGCTGGCGTGATATTCGGACCCTTGCTGCATAGGCTGGCCGAGGCGCCGATGGAAATCCGCTGCGATACCGACCATTCGCCCCAGATACTGCAATTGTTGCTGGCAGGAGAGCTGGATATCGGTTTCGTGCTGCATCGGCCGGCCATTCCGGGGCTGGAACAGGACGTTCTGTGCGATTCGCCCATCGTGGCGGTGGCGGAAGCTGCCCATCCGCTGGCGGCGGCTGAGCGGCCGTTGTCGCTCGGCCGGCTTGCCGGATATCCGCTGGCGCCGCAGAACTGGGGGGAGGGCGCGGAAGAGCTGGTCCGTCGGCTGAGGGGCCAGTGCGCGTCGGCGCGGCCCATCCATTTGCTGCAACCGGCCGCGGCAGCGAGGGATCTGGCCTTGTGGCATGGCTACGTGGCCTTTGTGCCGCGGCTGGCGGTGAGGCAGGAGCTGGAGAAGGGCGTATTGCGGGAGTTGGCGCTGGCGGAGCCGGAACTGGGACGATGGCGGGTGATGATGGCATGGCGCGGCGGCAAGCGGCGCGATGCCGCCAAGACGATGGCGCTGGATGCGGCGAGGGCCCTGGCCCGCGACTGGCGTTAA
- a CDS encoding methylated-DNA--[protein]-cysteine S-methyltransferase: MDYPVVIAAPFGRLGVRCEAGELRELRFLPAGMALRPPAPGSLEAEVARQLDAYYADPRHVFTVPRRLLGTPYQLRVWQRIAAIPCGETRRYQDLSRELSSSPRAVGGACGRNPIPVIVPCHRVVASAGLGGFNQSTGDETLDIKKWLLRHELG, encoded by the coding sequence ATGGACTATCCGGTGGTGATCGCCGCGCCGTTCGGCCGGCTGGGCGTGCGCTGCGAAGCCGGCGAGTTGCGCGAGCTGCGCTTCCTGCCGGCGGGCATGGCCTTGCGGCCGCCGGCGCCGGGCAGCCTGGAGGCCGAGGTGGCCAGGCAGCTGGACGCTTATTACGCCGATCCGCGCCATGTGTTCACCGTGCCGCGGCGCTTGCTCGGCACGCCTTACCAGCTGCGGGTGTGGCAGCGGATTGCGGCGATACCCTGCGGCGAGACCCGCCGCTACCAGGACCTGTCCCGCGAGCTGTCATCGTCGCCGCGGGCTGTCGGCGGCGCCTGCGGCCGCAACCCCATCCCCGTCATCGTGCCCTGCCACCGGGTAGTGGCCAGCGCCGGCCTCGGCGGCTTCAACCAGTCCACCGGCGACGAAACGCTGGACATCAAGAAATGGCTGCTGCGGCATGAGCTCGGATAA
- a CDS encoding cold-shock protein: MAFGTVKWFNDAKGFGFITPDEGGEDLFAHFSAINMQGFKTLKEGQRVSFEVVSGPKGKQASNIQNA; encoded by the coding sequence ATGGCATTTGGTACCGTGAAGTGGTTCAATGACGCGAAAGGCTTCGGCTTTATTACCCCGGACGAAGGTGGCGAGGATCTGTTCGCCCATTTCTCGGCCATCAACATGCAAGGCTTCAAGACCCTGAAAGAGGGTCAGCGCGTAAGCTTTGAAGTGGTGTCCGGCCCGAAGGGTAAGCAAGCGTCCAATATTCAGAACGCGTAA
- the xerD gene encoding site-specific tyrosine recombinase XerD: MSSDKDSIDAFLDQLWLEDGLSQNTLAAYRRDLSKLAARLAERGVSLETATLADLEQALLAGVASEKPATRARLTSALRRYYQHLSRNGVRQDDPSARLASPKQGLRLPKSMSEMDVEALLDAPDVETPLGLRDRAMLEVLYASGLRVSELVGMTLNQLNLLDGVVKTMGKGSKERLVPLGEIAQDWLLRYLKEARPLLLAGQPCDAVFVTQRKAGMTRQMAWHLITQYAGRQGLAKVSPHVLRHAFATHLVNHGADLRVVQLLLGHADISTTQIYTHVARERLKQLHARHHPRG; the protein is encoded by the coding sequence ATGAGCTCGGATAAGGACAGCATCGACGCCTTCCTCGACCAGCTGTGGCTGGAGGACGGCCTGTCGCAGAACACGCTGGCCGCCTATCGCCGCGACCTGTCCAAGCTGGCGGCCAGGCTGGCGGAGCGCGGCGTTTCGCTGGAGACGGCCACGCTGGCCGATCTGGAGCAGGCCTTGCTGGCCGGCGTGGCCAGCGAAAAGCCGGCCACCCGCGCGCGGCTGACGTCGGCGTTGCGCCGCTATTACCAGCATCTGTCGCGCAACGGCGTCCGCCAGGACGATCCCAGCGCCCGGCTGGCGTCGCCGAAGCAGGGGCTGAGGCTGCCCAAGTCGATGTCCGAGATGGACGTGGAGGCGCTGCTGGACGCGCCGGACGTGGAGACGCCGCTGGGCCTGCGCGACCGCGCGATGCTGGAAGTGCTGTACGCCAGCGGCCTGCGGGTGTCCGAACTGGTGGGCATGACGCTGAACCAGCTGAACCTGCTGGACGGCGTGGTGAAGACCATGGGCAAGGGCAGCAAGGAGAGGCTGGTGCCGCTGGGCGAAATCGCCCAGGACTGGCTGCTGCGCTATCTGAAGGAAGCGCGGCCGCTGCTCTTGGCCGGCCAGCCGTGCGACGCGGTGTTCGTCACCCAGCGCAAGGCGGGGATGACGCGGCAGATGGCCTGGCATCTGATCACCCAGTACGCTGGCCGGCAGGGCCTGGCCAAGGTCAGCCCGCACGTGCTGCGCCATGCCTTCGCCACTCATCTGGTCAATCACGGCGCCGACCTGCGCGTGGTGCAGCTGCTGCTGGGCCACGCCGACATCTCCACCACCCAGATCTATACCCATGTCGCGCGCGAGCGGCTGAAGCAACTGCACGCGCGCCATCATCCGCGCGGCTGA